TCACTGTGGGGATGACACATAAGTTGactttttacatttgacttgTAATAGTACAGTTGTTCAGCTTTCCCAAAGGCTGGCTGAGTGAGCCAGAGTGGACGTCATATCTCAAATAAACTAATAGTGATTACTTGCTACTGCAAAGCATCACTTGATTGGATTTTACTGGAGAGATGGTTCCGGGCTGTGTGCAATTTGGACAGCACCCCTATGAATTGTGGGGGTGATGCATGTATAGATCAGGGGCCGGGGGTTGAGCTCACGCTCCCTAGACTTATTGACTCCTGCGTATATTGTAAGGCCTATTTTTCTAGGCTTGTCCTTAGGGTAGGGATTGTATCTAGGGAGCTGTTTATTGACTGACACTAGCTCAGCTAAGTGAGAGTAACTAGATCTTTTTTTTCTCTGTTATTAATGTGCCTAAAGCCTATAAACCTCCAAGACTCCTAATAACTGCAGTAATAATGGCATGCTCACTTAGGACAGGGAGGGTGATGTCATGGAGATGGGGCTTGGTGTGAATGTAGGTGAGAGGCCTGTCTAGGTGCCCTGGGTGGACACCGTGTCCTGTAGGTGCTCTGATAGTAATATGGGTCAGTGGTTAAAAGATGCTCCTGGACCGCATGGATTGATGTGTTGGTAAATGTTTAAATCTCAGCGAAAGGCTGTGTTGTTTTGAGTCTCCCCTTTCACAGCTTCCACCCTGCAAGAGGGAGGTATGTACAAATTGCTTCTCTGAGCAATTTCCACACCTTCCTGCTTGAGTCCCACTGTATATGCCAGAGGGAATTCTCCAGGCACTGTTGTGATAGGGGACTGTTCACTCAGGCTGAGGTCAAAGGGCAATACTGTTTGTGACTTGATTCAAGCATAAAGTAGAATGGGGATCCTGTGTAAGAACACTACTAGTATAACTGTTCTTTTTTTGACATGTCCTGTTTCTCTGTAACGCTTGTCCTACGCTTCACGTAGCCCTGGTGAGGTCCACAGGACTGCTGAGCTGTGCaagagggagcagagctggggtgaAATTGGTGTACAGACAAGATGTTCATTACTGTACCCTTCCGTAGACGGTGGTCCTCTCTACTGCCTGCTTCCAGAGGCTGTTGATGCTTTGGAAGGGCCAGGTGCATATAACACTTCTGAGACCCCAGTAGAGAAAACTACTTATTCTCTTTAGTTTGACATAATTGTACTTGGAAATGACACAGAGCTTTAATTAGCTCTGTTTTTGACAGAGACTTCATTGAACAGCACTACGTGACTCTGAAGAAGGCAAACCCGGATTTCCCCATCCTGATTCGGGAGTGCTCTGATGTGCAGCCTAAGCTCTGGGCTCGATACGGTGAGTTGGGAAGGAGCCCTAGTCAATGTCATTAGCTCCGAGTTTGACAAGAACACTGGGGTCTGTATCAAACTAGAAATTCAGCAATAAACTGCTCACAATCCAGGAAAGAGCAGTGCAAATTACACATCAAGGAGGAGTTTCCATATGTGGAGAGATGAGGCTAGGACCTGCTTGGTTTgggaaagggcaaaaaaaaaaaagaggcactgtacaaaataaAGGCTAAAAACTGCCTAATGGAAGTCTGAGACATGAACTCGTTAGGAAGTTCAGAAATCGGGGTACTTGCAGTGGTGCTCTGCCCTACCAGTTCAACTGCTTAAACAGTGATTCTgaatggtgtgtgtatgtgtctatgcatctgcacagtggggctaagtGAACTTTGTGGTGTGAATCTTTAAAGGGGTAGTCAATTTGAAAATTACAAGTCCACCTTAAAACTTTGTACCTACTGTTGTTACCCCATCTAAAATTCCTGTAACAAAGCTGGATATTTTTTGCTAGGTTTCtatttttccccccccattttaCTTGTTTGTGTAATTGGTTTCATTGTTTCCCTAGTCTATAGTAATTATCCCTAGCTAGACAGACCCTTATAAACACCAAGCGAACAGGAAAAACTTTCCACTTCTTAAAGGAATGTTTTAAAAAGCATTCAGGACATACTGTCTAAACAGGGCTCTATCAgaaagtaagtttaaaaaaaattagtaaataaaaaataaaattgggtgACCCTGTTAACACTAGAATGCTCTGTCTGATGCAGAAGTGTCTCTATGAAGCTTTAAATGTAATGGTAGCCTGTGAAATGAacagatttttcctttttaaaaaaaaaaagtgtttaaatgaGTAAAATGTGCTGCACACTCACAATAGACAGACTTCTCCCCGTGTAGCTAAACTGGAAGAGTGGTCTGTTGCTTTAAATGCACAGAGTTGTTACGCAGACACAAACATGCTTGACTGCAGGCTGAATGTTTGCAACAGAAAATTCTTGCCTTGGGCTCACGCTATGGGCAGGAACCTGAACTCCGAAACCCAGCGAAGCAGGGAGAGTCTCCAGCCTGGGTAAGAACTTccttgctgctatttttagccctgtggtGCAAACTTGAATCAGATGAGCCAGGCTTTGAGACTAGCTGCCACAGGGTTTTGGATTTTGCTGTGTAGCTGTCCCCTTTGTAGCTATATTTGCAAAAAGCTAGCGAGGCTCACAACTACAGCTCTTGAACCAAAGTGGAAATCTCATATGGCGCAAACCAGCTATAGCACTTTCAAGCTTAAACTGACCCACTGAGGATTAGCCATGAACTCTGgttggagttttaaaaaaaataattagtggTGGAATCAGAAGCATAAAGAAGGCCAGTTAATTACACAGACTTATTCTCTTACTAAACCATGAGAATGGGGGGATTCTGAAGACTACCACAGGAAATGCTGCTTTTCTGATTTGGGACATTTAGTTAGTGTGCAGAACTCTGTTATGATGGAGGCTCCTTGAGAACCGAGAAGAAGAGCTGCAGTGCCAAATGGCAGTCAGTGCAGTAACCAATCTTTTCAAACAGCTTTTCCCCAAGCCTTAGTCAGGACTCTGAGATGAACAGGCTGCAGGTAAAAATGAAAATGCAAGTCTGCTCTGCCTTCAATACAAGTGTCCCTCACAGCTTGGGGTAGTAGGCTGTCTCTTCCTTGCTTCTGGGGATTAGCCAGTGAGACAATCTGCATAGCCATtcgtgggggtggggctgactTACAAGGAAAGTGGGCTAAACATGCAGAGTTCAGATGAGCAAAAACtagaagggagggaaaaaatctGCAAATGTTTTGAagagtgtgaacaccaaggaggaagaggagggttaTAACTAAGAAACAGAAAGGGGAACACTTAAGCTGAGTCTGGGAAAGGCTCTTTACAGAGAAGTTATGGGATAATCTAAAGGAAAGAGTGGAAGCCCCATGCTATAGAACACTCGAGTTGGGTATCTGACCGGTCTAAAAATAACTGGTCAAATATTTTAGAGCCCTAATTTGTTAGAACAGTAACAAAAGAGTAAGACTATGGTCTGCAATAGGCTTTGCCTTAGCCACTTATGCCTAACTACAAAAAACAATGTACTTAACTGAGTTATTTTAACTCAgataaatgcaaaacacaatgaaattaagtttaaaaaatgaaGGAATGGCTCCATCATGCAGTCACAAAAGTCAGCCGTCACCTACATCAGGTATTCCTGTTGGAATATTTCACCATGGTCAAATAATAGGGGGTCAATTGACCAGCTTGTCAAAACCTACACTTATGAGATTGGCCAAGGCACTAGGGAATAAATCCAGCACTGCCTctcctgggggaaggggacaagGTGGCCTCTTCatctaattctctctctctctctctctcccccacccagagTTCGGCAGAGAGAGTTGCGTGCCACTGAATAATCTCAATGTGGATCAAGTGGCCAAGGCCCTGGAGAATGTTGTTCACAGCAAAACATGAAGACAAAGAGAACTGAACCTGCATGTGCTGGAGCCCTTGCCTGAATGGGTTTAATGGAGAAGCTGTACATCTGTAATTGTAACTTATTAATCGCATATAAAAGCATGTCTGACAAAGTGCTCTGAGAGTCTGTTCTAAAAGAGATGCTAAGCTGGGAGGTAGCTCCTCATCCTCCCACATAGGGTGGGGGGCACTGAAGAGGGAGCAAATCCACTGAGGTACACTCACCTCTTGTCCAGGATTTAGCCACTTCCCTTCTACTCAGTTGAGACCTCTCTCTGTTCCCTACCTGAGCAGTCATGTGAGCAGcttgctgtgctggagggagggtacCTTTATGGAGAAGGGTGAGGTAACCTCTGGCAGTCTGTGGGCTTGTTATGGCTGCCATTCTCTAGGGAACCATCCCATAGACTTTCCAGACAGCTGGGGGGCAGTAAAATCAGCTGGCCCTGTCCTATTAGGGCTTGGCTTCACGCTATGACAGCAGAGGGCACAATGTAAAACAGTTTATTAAATTCCAAAATAACTTCTCAATGTACAAAGTCCATGGGATAGAATTAGTGCAAATGGGAAGAGAAGCAGGAGTGGATGCAGCGTGGTCTAGGAGGAGGGCAGTACAGCAGCTGAGGCACCGGCGCAGGAGATCAGAGAGGCTGCAGCTGGCTGGAGGTATGTCTCGCTGAGTGCCCTCACTCGCTCCTGGAGTTGGGGGTTGTCCTGGTGCTGTTCTAGGGCCTGCAGTCCTGCTTGGCTGAGAAAGTCGTCAGCAGCCTGTTCCAGGACAGACCGCAGATTAGAGCTAGGCCCAGCCTAATGAAGGCGGCTGAGCAGCCCACGTGGGATGAGTGGATCTAGTTCTCCATGGTCTCTATCATAGAACCCATCATGCCTGATTCTTGGGAAAGGGGCTGAAGGATTAATTTCTAATGCACCTCCCGCCCCAGGACCTAGGTGAAATGCTCAGACTAATAGTTGACTTAACGGTTTCagcttatccccattttagaacCCTGAGGTGATCAGTCCCTGCAGCGCTGGGTTGAGGCACAGCAAAGTTCCCATGGATTGTGCTCTTGCTGCTCTTTAGATACAGAGAAGCCTTGAGGGAGCAGGGTTCCCCCTGGCACCTTTCCACAGCATAGCCTCTTAGTTCCCCTGCTCAGGTTAGGTGGTAGCTGTTAGTTTACCACCGTAGTTCCCCGGCCATTGCACAATGCAGGGAAACTGGAGGTCTTAGCTGAGCCCTACCTCTGGCAGGTGCAGGAAGAGGAGATGTAGCAGCTCTAGACTCTGGCCCACCACCTGGGCATCGGAAAGAGCAAGGGTGCTGAGCAGCGAGGGCAGCACAGCCTTCTGGTGTAGCTGGTAGCAGTAGGCAGGGCCTTTCTCGGCGATGTTACACAGCACAGTCAGAGCCTAGAGAGGGAGCTGGCATGAGTATCCCAAGCTTCATGGCTCAGTAACTGACACCCAGGGAAATGACATTACTGAGGTTGGTCACAAGTTTTATATTGACTAGAACCAACCAGCTGTCACAGTCCTGTATGTCTCCCTGCCACAGGATGGTGCAGTCTGGGTAACCACCTCCGAGGAGGACATGGAGAGAAGCAGGAAATGCTGTCACCCCTTGAAGGAGACGGCCCTGCAGTACAGCAAACCTTCGAAGGCGGAGATTGGCATGCTagaaccccactcccctgccgtTGTCTGCATGGCTCTAGGGCAGGGCGAGATGAGCTTTCTGAGCAGGTGACAACCTGCTGAGGCCATGTGGAGTCTACTTGTGTTAGCATGGGGCTTGGTACACTGGCAGGCATTCCTGTGCCCACAGTCACTCTGtgctggagctgcctg
Above is a window of Emys orbicularis isolate rEmyOrb1 chromosome 8, rEmyOrb1.hap1, whole genome shotgun sequence DNA encoding:
- the NDUFA2 gene encoding NADH dehydrogenase [ubiquinone] 1 alpha subcomplex subunit 2, yielding MAAAAAVRSIGSGLGRSLKELRIHLCQRSPGSQGTRDFIEQHYVTLKKANPDFPILIRECSDVQPKLWARYEFGRESCVPLNNLNVDQVAKALENVVHSKT